One window of the Lolium rigidum isolate FL_2022 unplaced genomic scaffold, APGP_CSIRO_Lrig_0.1 contig_59506_1, whole genome shotgun sequence genome contains the following:
- the LOC124681911 gene encoding exocyst complex component EXO70B1-like: MASTTASSPPTDIAKRMAVSKNAADDMMRVLSIYDTGVLPVSPPAGGEAAYGSDEEEAFAAAEDVILRRNSSSSSSGMNDYLYAVDDAIAAAALQGGLASRAAEAVQAAMPRLEEEARALLSSSSSSSARRHSFSYSDDLVVDDATSPPDASSPSSRLSPRAAASVLGVADRMLRAGYGPELAQVYVAVRRDALAEAVAHLTGAADPVAIEEVLRMDWPALDQKMRRWNHAVRAVVRTVLAGERQLCDEVFASDEELGHECFADVARGCVLQLLGFADAVAMSARATEKLFRTIGMHEALADVAPELVALFAGDARDLFDAEVSAVSARLGCTVRRTIEEFGAVIQGESSRRPVLAGEIHPMTRYVLNYCGLLADCRGTLDIVLVDTIDSFDGGEADNHDGAAATSTPSGRCMRELMTRLLRKMDEKSCLYDDAGLKHIFLMNNLYYIVQKVMDSPVRELLGDDWIRRHRGQIRQYETGYLRASWIAVLSCLRDDGSAAGPTVKDKARSFNAAFEELYRNQTSWKVIDPQLREELRIAVSERLIPAYRSFLARPRTQTGSSSGSSRHSASRYIKYSLEDLEDYMLDFFEGVQKFVK, translated from the coding sequence ATGGCGAGCACCACCGCGTCGTCGCCGCCCACGGACATCGCCAAGAGGATGGCCGTGTCCAAGAACGCCGCCGATGACATGATGCGCGTGCTGTCCATCTACGACACGGGCGTGCTCCCCGTATCCCCTCCGGCCGGGGGTGAAGCGGCGTACGGCTCGGATGAGGAGGAGGCGTTTGCGGCCGCGGAGGACGTCATCCTCCGGCGcaactcctcgtcgtcgtcctccggcaTGAACGACTACCTGTACGCCGTCGACGACGCCATCGCGGCCGCGGCGCTGCAGGGCGGCCTCGCCTCCCGCGCCGCCGAGGCCGTGCAGGCCGCCATGCCGCGCCTGGAGGAGGAGGCACGCGCgctgctctcctcctcctcttcctcctccgcgcggcgccacTCGTTCTCCTACTCGGACGACCTAGTCGTCGACGACGCGACGTCGCCGCCCGacgcgtcgtccccgtcgtcgcgCCTCTCCCCGCGCGCGGCCGCCTCCGTCCTGGGCGTGGCCGACCGCATGCTGCGCGCCGGGTACGGCCCGGAGCTCGCGCAGGTCTACGTCGCCGTGCGCCGCGACGCGCTGGCGGAGGCCGTGGCGCACCTGACGGGCGCCGCGGAccccgtcgccatcgaggaggtgcTGAGGATGGACTGGCCGGCGCTGGACCAGAAGATGCGGCGGTGGAACCACGCCGTCAGGGCCGTGGTCAGGACCGTCCTGGCCGGCGAGCGGCAGCTCTGCGACGAGGTGTTCGCCTCGGACGAGGAGCTCGGCCACGAGTGCTTCGCCGACGTCGCCCGCGGCTGCGTCCTGCAGCTGCTCGGCTTCGCCGACGCCGTCGCCATGTCCGCGCGCGCCACGGAGAAGCTCTTCCGCACGATCGGCATGCACGAGGCGCTCGCCGACGTCGCGCCGGAGCTGGTGGCCCTCTTCGCCGGGGACGCGCGCGACCTCTTCGACGCCGAGGTCTCCGCCGTCTCCGCGCGGCTGGGCTGCACCGTGCGCCGCACCATCGAGGAGTTCGGGGCCGTCATCCAGGGCGAGTCGTCGCGGAGGCCCGTGCTCGCCGGGGAGATCCACCCCATGACCCGCTACGTGctcaactactgcggcctcctcGCCGACTGCCGCGGCACGCTGGACATTGTCCTCGTCGACACCATCGACTCCTTCGACGGCGGCGAGGCCGACAACCACGACGGTGCCGCCGCCACCTCGACGCCGTCGGGGCGGTGCATGCGCGAGCTCATGACCCGGTTGCTGCGCAAGATGGACGAGAAGTCGTGCCTGTACGACGACGCCGGCCTCAAGCACATATTCCTCATGAACAACCTCTACTACATCGTGCAGAAGGTGATGGACTCCCCGGTCCGGGAGCTCCTCGGCGACGACTggatccgccgccaccgcggccagATACGGCAGTACGAGACAGGCTACCTCCGGGCGTCGTGGATCGCCGTGCTGTCATGCCTCAGGGACGACGGCAGCGCCGCGGGGCCGACGGTGAAGGACAAGGCGAGGAGCTTCAACGCGGCGTTCGAGGAGCTGTACCGGAACCAGACGTCGTGGAAGGTGATCGACCCGCAGCTCCGGGAGGAGCTCAGGATCGCCGTGTCGGAGCGGCTGATCCCGGCGTACCGGTCGTTCCTCGCACGGCCGAGGACGCAGACGGGGTCGTCGTCCGGCAGCAGCCGACACTCGGCGTCGAGATACATCAAGTACAGCCTCGAGGACCTCGAGGACTACATGCTGGATTTCTTCGAAGGCGTGCAGAAATTCGTCAAGTGA